From the Labeo rohita strain BAU-BD-2019 unplaced genomic scaffold, IGBB_LRoh.1.0 scaffold_1753, whole genome shotgun sequence genome, the window gtggactacaGAAATAAAGTATAACTTAATAGAATAAACACCAAATTATTATTCATCATTGCTTGATACTAtacttgtattattataatattaaggtcacattttattttaaggttcaaTTCTCACTATTTACAAACcattaattattacttttgtcTTAATAAATGCctgatataatatataatataataaatgactgactaatttaaatcattaagttgtttaaaattaataatactaaataaattataattaagataataatttaagtaatatattactaattgtttcaaacaattaaataatttaaaataaataaatactaaatacatCATTATTTACTACCCTTCAATACAATAcacatataataacaataataataataataataataataataattattattattataattcaatATTGTTATTAAGGCAgctaattatataaaaattcataaatatttacatttattgaaaATGACTACAGTACAACCAAactgtattgtaaaatattcaTCATGATTTGGCTACCAAATCAGCACACTTCCAGAACATACTTGGATATAGCAGACTGTGAAAAAtgttattgctaaataaatttttttttttaacagaactcAAGCTGTGACAGTTGTGCTAGGTGCACATAACCTACGAAATAAGAATGAGAATTCAGTCCGAATCAAAGTGGAGTCATACCATACCCATCCTCAATATACCAGCAAATCCTTTCATAATGACATCTTGCTTTTAAGGGTAACAAACTGCACTTATTTGAGCTGACTTTAGTAAATTTTCATGCAGATTAACAGCCAATATATTATAGAACATAATTAAATCTTTGGTTTACAGTTGGAAAAAAATGCACGACTGAACAACAATATCAAGCTGATATCCATACCAGCGAAAGAAGGTGATATCGAAGCAGATTCTGTTTGCAGTATCGCAGGCTGGGGACTTTTAGAAACTAAAGGCAAGCAAAGCAATCACCTCATGGAGACAAATGTGACAGTCATGAATAATAAGGAGTGTGAATGCAAATGGGGGGAGGAAGAGTTTTCAGCTTCACTGATGATGTGTGTATATGGAGAAGGAGGAAGCTGTGATGTatgtaaaaaacaacatttgattcaccaaatcttaatttgtgaacTAGTTCTGAATTATGACAGGATGTGACTGAAGTGTTGATCTGTTTCTTGACAGGGGGATTCAGGAGGCCCTTTGGTTTGTGGAGACACTGCAGTTGGTGTCACTTCCTTTGGTGACCCTAAGATCTGTAATTCACCAGACCTACCTGAAGTTTATACTAAGATTTCAGCATATCTTCCATGGATAAAGAGCATAACTGCAGGTGGTTATAATTTTGATTATGCTGTAAACGgaaaatccagtcataaaaatcgGGTTTACAGTACAACACCAAATGTCATGAAATGTACTGAATTTGAGATGAATAGATCAAAAAAAGGTCAGTACACTTCAATCAAAACGTGAAATGTACTAGTGTCTGTGGATATTAAACTGaactactatttaaatatgaatcctgcatgttctgtgtgaatgaatgatgCAGACGTGTGGTTTCATTTATTACACACATACTGCAGCGTGTGACGCTTACAGTGTTTTtggcctctgccgcctcaaaaaataagtacatgaacacataaacataacttctagaactgataaaaacaataaaccacaagtaatccacacggcaccagtccatcagttattttcttgtgaaatgaaaagttgcatttttgtaataaacacATCCATTCGCTGATTTTCTTTATCATGGTCATATTCTCTCTGCTCCTGCTGGCCTCTCTGCTGCCACACCTGACCTGCATTGGTGAGACTAATCAAACAAAATACTAATAACCCAAGTTTTATAGCACATATAAGACAATGAAGAGGAACTATAATAACTAAtactatttctctctctctcactctttctcAGCTCGTGTGAATGTGGGTATAGTGAACGGCAAGGAAGCAAAACCCCACTCCAGACCTTACATGGTGTCTGTTCAATCAAAGGAGCAGCATATCTGTGGTGGATTCCTCATCTCTGATAGATTTGTCATGACTGCTGCACATTGCCGGAAAAAGTAAGACAAGTAGTAAATTagctaattatatattttagataatatAAGGTAATACTTTATTTCGATAGTCCACTTTCTACTACTGTAAGTATCTTTGCAACTATTAGTctttagagtattagtagagtAACTAATATCAACGGCACTGACAAATACattgtatattataattaatataatattataatgatgattacacttaaaaatattcATCATGGCTACCAAATCAGCACACGTCCAGAATATACTCATGAACAGCAGACTGTGAAAAAAgttattgctaaataaatcctggttgttttttttaacagaactcAAGCTCTGACGGTTGTGCTAGGTGCACATAACCTACAAAATAAGAATGAGAATTCAGTCCGAATCAAAGTGAAGTCGTACCATACCCATCCACAATATACCAGCGAATCCTTTCGTAATGACATCCTGCTTTTAAGGGTAACAAACTGCACTTATTTGAGCTGACTTTAGTAAATTTTCATGCAGAGTAACAGCCAATATATTATAGAACATAATTAAATCTTTGGTTTACAGttggaaaaaaatgcacaacTGAACAACAATATCAAGTCGATATCTATACCAGCGGAAGAAGGTGATATCGAAGCAGATTCTGTTTGCAGTATCGCAGGCTGGGGACTTTTAGAAACTAATGGCAAGCAAAGCAATCACCTCATGGAGACAAATGTGAAGGTCGTGAATAACAAGGAGTGTGAAAGCAAATGGGGGGAGGAAGAGTTTTCAGCTTCACTGAT encodes:
- the LOC127158873 gene encoding mast cell protease 1A; its protein translation is MVIFSLLLLASLLPHLTCIARVNVGIVNGKEAKPHSRPYMVSVQSKEQHICGGFLISDRFVMTAAHCRKKTQALTVVLGAHNLQNKNENSVRIKVKSYHTHPQYTSESFRNDILLLRLEKNAQLNNNIKSISIPAEEGDIEADSVCSIAGWGLLETNGKQSNHLMETNVKVVNNKECESKWGEEEFSASLMMCVYGEGGSCDGDSRGILVYGDTAVGVTSFGDPEICNSPERPEVYTKISAYLPWINSIIGNFCDVENESSHKNEIY